In the genome of uncultured Campylobacter sp., one region contains:
- the dctP gene encoding TRAP transporter substrate-binding protein DctP produces MKKIFLFACLMLLGSQLFGDDKVYRLRLASTWEATTPVLGAAAEDFKNYAESLSGGRLQIRIDTPSKHKASFGIFDFVKSGQYDLGYTSLYYYKGKDAKTMLWTAVPFGMTTDEQHAWYYYGGGRELNDKMFAQYGMKTFLMGSTGMQMGGWFKKEINSVADLQGLKFRIPGLGGEVMSKLGATINTVPTGELFMALEMGTIDAVEWVSPVYDMPLGFHKVAKYYYTGWQEPMGDCQLLVNQKALEKLPADLQAILEAAARLAGENFQNKGFYENARIWAELKAQFPDVQVRDFPADVIAALKKATNEILDEEAAKDPMFKEILDSQRAFLKIGREWNKISTVAYINNVSGIAGESLANPISAGSSGATSSDSASSENHGAASDSNATDGKNLGATK; encoded by the coding sequence ATGAAAAAGATTTTTTTGTTTGCATGTCTCATGCTTTTGGGCTCGCAGCTTTTCGGCGACGATAAGGTATATCGCCTAAGACTTGCTAGTACGTGGGAGGCGACTACGCCCGTTTTGGGCGCTGCTGCTGAGGATTTTAAAAACTATGCCGAAAGCCTTAGCGGTGGTAGGCTTCAGATCCGCATCGATACGCCGAGCAAGCACAAGGCAAGCTTTGGCATCTTCGACTTCGTCAAAAGCGGACAATACGATCTAGGATATACTTCGCTTTATTATTATAAAGGCAAAGACGCCAAAACTATGCTCTGGACGGCGGTGCCTTTCGGTATGACTACTGATGAGCAGCACGCGTGGTATTACTATGGTGGTGGACGAGAGCTTAACGATAAGATGTTCGCACAATACGGCATGAAGACCTTTTTGATGGGATCTACCGGCATGCAAATGGGCGGCTGGTTTAAAAAAGAGATCAACTCGGTTGCAGATTTGCAAGGGCTTAAATTCCGCATACCGGGGCTAGGCGGAGAGGTGATGAGCAAGCTGGGCGCTACTATAAACACGGTGCCTACGGGCGAGCTATTTATGGCGTTAGAAATGGGTACGATCGATGCGGTCGAGTGGGTAAGCCCTGTCTATGATATGCCACTTGGATTTCATAAAGTGGCTAAATACTACTACACAGGCTGGCAAGAACCTATGGGAGACTGCCAGCTGCTGGTAAATCAAAAGGCGCTAGAGAAGCTGCCTGCGGATCTTCAAGCGATCTTAGAGGCTGCAGCAAGACTTGCCGGAGAGAACTTCCAAAATAAGGGCTTTTACGAAAACGCTCGCATTTGGGCAGAGCTAAAAGCGCAGTTTCCGGACGTGCAGGTGCGCGACTTCCCTGCGGACGTGATAGCCGCGCTTAAAAAAGCAACGAATGAAATCTTAGACGAGGAAGCGGCGAAAGATCCGATGTTTAAAGAGATCCTAGACAGCCAGCGCGCGTTTTTGAAAATCGGTAGAGAATGGAATAAAATAAGCACCGTAGCCTACATAAATAACGTAAGCGGTATCGCGGGCGAAAGCTTAGCAAATCCAATCTCCGCAGGCTCTAGCGGTGCGACGAGCTCAGATTCTGCAAGCAGCGAAAATCACGGCGCTGCGAGCGATTCTAACGCGACGGACGGCAAAAATTTAGGCGCGACAAAGTAA
- the cmoA gene encoding carboxy-S-adenosyl-L-methionine synthase CmoA: MKDEIFKEPIKKQFEFDASVASVFDDMIGRSVPFYEASTRLSSELLARILPQKARVIDLGCSTATALLALFALRPDLRLCGIDSSEAMIQNACAKAAAFGAKLDLSVSDVLDASLADCDAVILNYTLQFIRPPRRAALVSKIYDGLREGGVLIFSEKIIYEEPALARQMIEIYEDYKRAQGYSRYEIAQKREALENVLVPYTEAENRALALGAGFKRVESIFKWANFMSFAAFK, encoded by the coding sequence ATGAAAGACGAAATTTTTAAAGAGCCTATCAAAAAACAGTTTGAGTTTGACGCCAGCGTCGCGTCGGTTTTTGATGATATGATCGGGCGCAGCGTGCCGTTTTATGAGGCTAGCACGCGGCTTAGTAGCGAGCTTTTGGCGAGGATACTGCCACAAAAGGCCCGCGTGATCGATCTTGGCTGCTCGACTGCGACCGCGCTGCTGGCGCTGTTTGCGCTGCGCCCCGATCTGCGGCTGTGTGGCATCGATAGCTCGGAGGCGATGATACAAAACGCCTGCGCCAAGGCGGCAGCGTTCGGCGCGAAGCTCGATCTTAGCGTATCGGACGTGCTGGATGCGAGCCTCGCGGACTGCGACGCCGTGATTTTAAACTACACTCTGCAGTTCATCAGGCCGCCGCGCCGCGCCGCGCTAGTGAGTAAAATTTACGACGGATTACGAGAGGGCGGGGTTTTGATCTTTAGCGAAAAGATTATCTACGAAGAGCCTGCGCTCGCGCGTCAGATGATCGAAATTTACGAGGATTACAAGCGCGCGCAGGGCTATTCGCGCTACGAGATCGCGCAAAAACGCGAGGCGCTCGAAAACGTACTCGTGCCCTACACGGAGGCGGAAAACCGCGCTTTGGCGCTGGGCGCAGGCTTTAAGCGCGTCGAGAGTATCTTTAAATGGGCGAATTTTATGAGCTTCGCGGCGTTTAAATAA
- a CDS encoding molybdopterin-dependent oxidoreductase: MANKGKVICPYCGTGCQIELTAEDNYIKSATGVSDNPVNQGCLCLKGYYGWNYVGSRDRLTTPLIRKKNGKFSKDGDLVEASWDEALDLVAKKMLEVKEKYGADAIAGNYSARCTHEDNYVAQKLLRILGTNNIDHCARIUHAPTVAGLAKTIGNGAATNSFTEIGTHSNCIMMIGSNPENGHPIVAMHVQRALNRGAKLIVIDPVKTEFANRADIHLQLEPEHNIPVINALIHAIIDEDLVNHEFVEKYTKGFEYVKEAVKDYSPEAVAKYTRLNAEDIRKAARIYATTRPAVITHGMGVTHFNHGVGAVCDISNLMLVTGNVGELGSGDLPIRGQENVQGCCDMGMLPNVFTGYKAVTDESARDWFERQWNLPKGHLNGKIGIHKTEVPDAILDGRVKFFWTMGENPVMTDPNANHFLRAISQVEMYVIQDIFLTETSRKADVVLPGACSGEKEGTYANAERRVQHSEIVVAPPGQARQDWAIICELARRLGLGDYFTFQSPEQIWEEVRRVAPHNYGGMSYYRIKKYHGLHWPCPDENSMGGPALYLDKKFFTLDGKGNFVPVLFVDDKSKIESAKEEFAKRMNMPKDYPVMAGSVDEKTDEEFPIQLLTTRKVYEYAGGAMTRRSKTVEQGGDAIGPIAEMNPKLAERYGISQGDFIVAWSRYGYIAIKADITECIMDGIIQMSYHYWESCCNELTSGGWDLIAKTPTFKAAIQIKKIDEEEFLRIRELKRIKFQTNKVVYDDFHHHPIKF; the protein is encoded by the coding sequence ATGGCGAATAAAGGCAAGGTCATATGCCCTTATTGTGGCACAGGCTGTCAAATCGAGCTGACTGCGGAAGACAATTATATCAAATCCGCAACCGGCGTAAGCGACAACCCCGTAAATCAGGGTTGTTTATGTTTGAAAGGTTATTACGGATGGAATTACGTAGGCTCTAGAGATAGGCTTACTACTCCGCTAATTCGTAAAAAGAATGGCAAATTTAGTAAAGACGGCGATTTGGTCGAGGCTAGCTGGGACGAAGCGCTTGATTTGGTTGCTAAAAAGATGCTAGAAGTCAAAGAAAAATACGGCGCCGACGCGATAGCCGGAAACTATTCCGCACGCTGTACGCATGAGGATAACTACGTAGCGCAGAAGCTACTTAGAATTTTAGGCACGAATAATATCGATCACTGCGCGCGCATTTGACACGCTCCGACTGTGGCAGGTCTTGCCAAAACAATCGGTAACGGGGCGGCTACAAATAGCTTTACTGAGATCGGAACTCACAGCAACTGCATTATGATGATCGGCTCAAACCCGGAAAATGGCCACCCGATCGTAGCTATGCACGTTCAAAGAGCGCTAAATAGAGGCGCTAAACTCATCGTCATTGACCCGGTTAAGACGGAATTTGCAAATCGCGCAGATATCCACCTCCAGCTTGAGCCGGAGCACAATATCCCGGTTATAAACGCTTTAATCCATGCTATTATCGACGAGGATTTGGTAAATCACGAATTCGTTGAGAAATACACCAAGGGTTTTGAATATGTAAAAGAGGCGGTTAAGGATTATTCGCCTGAAGCCGTAGCCAAATACACTAGGTTAAACGCTGAAGATATTAGAAAAGCGGCTAGAATTTACGCTACTACGCGCCCTGCGGTTATCACGCACGGCATGGGTGTAACTCACTTCAACCACGGCGTGGGCGCGGTCTGCGACATTTCAAATTTAATGCTTGTAACGGGCAACGTAGGCGAGCTAGGCAGTGGCGATCTACCGATCCGCGGACAAGAAAACGTTCAAGGCTGCTGCGATATGGGAATGCTTCCTAACGTATTTACCGGCTATAAGGCTGTAACCGACGAGAGTGCCCGTGATTGGTTTGAGCGCCAGTGGAATTTGCCGAAAGGTCATCTAAATGGCAAGATCGGTATTCATAAAACCGAAGTGCCTGACGCAATTCTTGATGGTAGGGTAAAATTCTTCTGGACGATGGGCGAAAACCCGGTTATGACCGATCCGAACGCAAACCACTTCTTGCGCGCGATTTCGCAGGTAGAGATGTATGTGATCCAAGATATTTTCTTAACCGAGACGAGCCGCAAAGCAGATGTTGTGCTTCCTGGAGCTTGCAGCGGCGAGAAGGAGGGCACTTATGCTAACGCCGAGCGCCGCGTACAGCATAGCGAGATTGTAGTTGCCCCTCCGGGACAAGCTAGACAAGACTGGGCTATCATCTGCGAGCTTGCCAGACGTTTAGGTCTAGGAGATTATTTCACATTCCAATCTCCAGAGCAGATTTGGGAAGAGGTACGCAGGGTAGCTCCGCACAACTACGGCGGAATGAGCTATTACCGTATCAAAAAATACCACGGACTTCACTGGCCGTGCCCTGATGAGAATTCTATGGGCGGACCTGCATTGTATCTTGATAAAAAATTCTTTACCCTGGACGGTAAAGGAAATTTCGTCCCAGTTCTATTCGTGGATGATAAGAGCAAGATCGAAAGCGCCAAAGAGGAATTCGCAAAGCGTATGAATATGCCGAAAGATTATCCTGTAATGGCGGGCTCGGTCGATGAGAAAACCGACGAGGAGTTCCCGATCCAGCTTCTAACTACGCGTAAGGTTTACGAGTACGCAGGAGGCGCGATGACTAGGCGCTCTAAGACCGTCGAGCAAGGCGGCGACGCGATAGGACCGATTGCGGAAATGAATCCGAAACTCGCCGAGCGATACGGAATTTCACAGGGCGATTTCATCGTCGCGTGGAGCCGCTACGGCTATATCGCGATCAAGGCTGACATTACCGAGTGTATAATGGACGGTATCATTCAGATGTCTTATCACTACTGGGAGAGTTGCTGCAACGAGCTAACTAGCGGCGGCTGGGATCTAATCGCTAAAACGCCTACGTTTAAGGCAGCGATTCAGATTAAAAAGATCGACGAAGAGGAATTTTTGCGTATCCGCGAGCTTAAGCGCATTAAATTTCAAACCAATAAAGTCGTTTACGACGACTTCCACCACCATCCGATTAAATTCTAA
- a CDS encoding Rrf2 family transcriptional regulator — MLFTKASEYALLSMICIAGKEESMDVDSISSELGISRSFLAKILQNLARAGLLNSFKGAKGGFVLARNADEITLSEIIKSAERRKATVFDCTAEGIDACPNGRTLCRVNLMFGELQEKVDEYMDTITLADIIGKERK; from the coding sequence ATGCTTTTTACAAAAGCAAGCGAATATGCCCTGCTTTCAATGATCTGCATCGCGGGTAAGGAGGAATCGATGGATGTCGATTCGATCTCTAGCGAGCTTGGAATTTCACGCAGCTTTTTGGCTAAAATTTTACAAAATTTAGCTCGTGCGGGGCTTCTAAATTCCTTCAAAGGCGCCAAGGGCGGCTTTGTGCTCGCGCGCAATGCGGACGAGATCACGCTAAGCGAGATCATCAAAAGCGCCGAAAGACGCAAGGCGACGGTATTTGACTGCACCGCCGAAGGGATCGACGCCTGCCCGAACGGTCGCACGCTATGCCGCGTCAATCTAATGTTTGGCGAGCTTCAAGAGAAAGTCGATGAGTATATGGATACGATCACGCTAGCAGACATCATCGGCAAAGAACGCAAATGA
- a CDS encoding 3'-to-5' oligoribonuclease B, which produces MKIYHLSHTDLDGYGAQFVAAHYLTDVEFFNANYGKEINEKFDLILARIDERLAADTDEKSLVLITDLNLLPAQCEKFSGELARRNARMILLDHHQSGLECAKKFPWYFLDSSRCATKITYDFFSAMFGGETRLDKLVRVVNAVDIWLKDEREFELGKVCLGMVSGAKEINKIMFERESRDYIFFLLEKIFKFQDEPSAHIALDSALHGIKKEFFKSERDDTLSNLVSQFVVARLSTQKQRFEISYLDKKGILTYNIGNVSVIGNDFLTQNPDVDFFIDVTSKKTLSFRADGKIDVSEMAKLLLGGGGHVNASGGMFAGFKDASSYEAVKAQIVDLIEKKTQISKEEDEK; this is translated from the coding sequence ATGAAAATATATCACCTAAGCCACACCGATCTAGACGGCTACGGCGCGCAGTTCGTCGCGGCGCACTACTTGACGGACGTGGAATTTTTCAACGCCAACTACGGCAAGGAGATAAACGAAAAATTTGATCTCATCCTCGCTCGTATCGATGAGCGGCTCGCTGCAGACACGGACGAAAAAAGCCTGGTTTTAATCACCGATCTAAATTTACTGCCCGCACAGTGCGAGAAATTTAGCGGCGAGCTGGCGCGTCGCAACGCCCGCATGATCCTTCTGGATCATCATCAAAGCGGACTTGAGTGCGCAAAAAAATTCCCGTGGTATTTCCTGGACTCATCGCGCTGCGCCACGAAGATCACCTATGATTTTTTCAGCGCGATGTTCGGCGGCGAGACGCGGCTGGACAAGCTCGTGCGCGTCGTAAACGCCGTGGATATCTGGCTGAAAGACGAGAGGGAGTTTGAGCTCGGCAAAGTCTGCCTCGGCATGGTCTCGGGCGCGAAAGAGATCAATAAGATCATGTTTGAGCGGGAGAGCAGGGATTATATCTTTTTCCTATTAGAAAAAATTTTTAAATTTCAAGACGAGCCGAGCGCACACATCGCGCTAGATAGCGCGCTGCACGGCATAAAGAAGGAATTTTTTAAAAGCGAGCGCGACGATACACTAAGCAATCTCGTCTCGCAGTTCGTAGTCGCCCGCCTAAGCACGCAAAAGCAGCGCTTTGAGATCAGCTACCTCGATAAAAAGGGCATTTTGACCTACAATATCGGCAACGTAAGCGTCATCGGCAACGACTTTTTGACGCAAAACCCTGATGTCGATTTTTTCATCGACGTAACGAGCAAGAAAACACTCAGCTTCCGCGCGGACGGCAAGATCGACGTTAGCGAAATGGCAAAGCTGCTCCTCGGCGGCGGCGGGCACGTAAACGCGAGCGGCGGGATGTTTGCGGGCTTTAAGGACGCGAGCTCGTACGAAGCCGTAAAGGCGCAAATCGTGGATCTAATCGAGAAAAAAACTCAAATTTCAAAGGAAGAAGATGAAAAATAA
- the rpsO gene encoding 30S ribosomal protein S15, which yields MALDTAQKAQIVAKFARREKDTGSAEVQIALLTERITLLTTHLQANPKDFSSRLGLLKLVGQRKRMMKYLKNKDYAVYSKLVSELNLRDK from the coding sequence ATGGCTTTAGACACGGCTCAAAAAGCACAGATAGTTGCGAAATTCGCTAGAAGAGAGAAAGATACGGGCTCTGCGGAGGTGCAAATCGCGCTTCTTACCGAGAGGATCACGCTTCTTACCACTCATTTGCAAGCAAATCCGAAAGATTTTTCATCTCGCTTAGGACTACTAAAGCTAGTAGGTCAGCGCAAAAGAATGATGAAATATCTTAAAAACAAAGACTACGCAGTTTATTCCAAGCTCGTTAGCGAGTTAAATTTAAGAGATAAATAA